A section of the Telopea speciosissima isolate NSW1024214 ecotype Mountain lineage chromosome 3, Tspe_v1, whole genome shotgun sequence genome encodes:
- the LOC122655317 gene encoding uncharacterized protein LOC122655317, giving the protein MRENSVLKSWLWNSIEPSIAANVVFHKTVKGVWNDLKESFSQEKNISRTYELYENLFRFSQQDKSLNEYFSGYKGIIEELQVHQPLTTDLEQLKLQRAEFHVAKFLAGLHPDYQSVKSHLLKGEKVPSLNETFSQLQRLSTSSRADSAPSPKDSSAFIAGRERSSSFPGRGRGQGRGRGRWWTGWTANAIVEERHYKKQLKQTEEKAPSMSRPQPERGHDRGKHRTILLSHHLSYRSNDKLFHDSGKILGA; this is encoded by the coding sequence ATGCGTGAAAATTCTGTACTTAAAAGCTGGTTATGGAATAGTATTGAACCCTCCATTGCTGCCAATGTTGTGTTCCACAAGACTGTTAAGGGAGTATGGAATGACTTAAAGGAGAGTTTCTCTCAGGAGAAAAATATTTCTCGTACGTATGAGTTGTATGAAAACCTGTTTAGGTTCTCTCAACAGGATAAATCCCTCAATGAATATTTCAGCGGTTACAAGGGCATCATTGAGGAACTTCAGGTCCACCAACCACTCACTACTGACTTGGAACAGCTGAAACTCCAACGGGCAGAATTTCATGTTGCGAAATTTCTTGCTGGTTTGCATCCAGATTATCAGTCGGTTAAGAGTCACCTCCTTAAGGGTGAGAAAGTTCCATCATTAAATGAAACCTTTTCCCAACTTCAGCGCTTGTCCACATCTTCTAGGGCTGATTCTGCCCCTTCTCCAAAGGACAGTTCTGCCTTTATTGCTGGTCGGGAACGAAGTTCTTCCTTTCCTGGTCGTGGTCGAGGGCAAGGAAGAGGCCGTGGCCGTTGGTGGACGGGGTGGACAGCAAATGCCATTGTAGAGGAGAGACACTATAAGAAACAACTCAAGCAGACTGAAGAGAAAGCACCATCAATGTCACGACCCCAACCCGAACGGGGCCACGATAGGGGAAAACATAGAACCATTCTCCTGAGTCATCATTTATCATATCGGTCCAATGACAAGTTGTTTCACGACTCGGGGAAAATTTTAGGGGCTTAG